A window of Microbispora hainanensis genomic DNA:
CACGTACGTGTCGAGCGGCACGCCGTACTGGAGGCCGATCGAGATCGCCACGGAGAAGGCGTCCATCACGCCCGCGAGGGTCGAGCCCTGCTTGGACATCTTGAGGAAGACCTCGCCGAGACCGTCGTCGGGGTAGGACGAGGCGGTCATGTAGCCCTTGGCGCCGCCCACCGTGAAGCGGGTGGTGGTGCTCGGCCGCTGGTTGGGCATCCGCCGCCTGGTCGGCCGCGCGACCTCCACGACCTGGACGACCGGCTCCTTGTCCGCCGCCTCTGCGGGGGCCTCCTCGGAGGTCTTCTTCGCGACCGACAGCGGCTGGCCGACCTTGCAGTTGTCGCGGTAGACGGCCAGGGCCTTGAGGCCGAGCTTCCAGCCCTCCAGGTAGACCTGCTCGATGTCGTCCACGGTGGCCGACTCGGGCAGGTTGACGGTCTTGGAGATGGCGCCGGACAGGAACGGCTGGACGGCCGCCATCATCCGGACGTGGCCCATCGGGGCGATGGCCCGCTCGCCCATCGCGCAGTCGAACACCTCGTAGTGCTCCGGCCGCAGGCCGGGGGCGTCCACGACGTGGCCGTGCTCGGCGATGTACTCGACGATGGCCTCGACCTGCTCCTCCGGGTAGCCGAGCCGGCGCAGCGCCCGCGGGATCGTCTGGTTGACGATCTGCATCGAGCCGCCGCCGACGAGCTTCTTGAACTTCACCAGCGCCAGGTCGGGCTCGATGCCGGTGGTGTCGCAGTCCATCATCAGGCCGATGGTGCCGGTCGGGGCGAGCAGCGACGCCTGGGCGTTGCGGTAGCCGTTCTTCTCGCCCAGCTTGAGGCACTCCTGCCACTGCCGGGTGGCCTCGGTGTGCAGGGCCTTGTCCATGTCGCCGAGCGTGCGCAGGTCGTCGTTGGCCGCGGCGTGCTTGCGCATGACCCGCTTGTGCGGCTCGGCGTTGCGCTGGTAGCCGTCGTACGGGCCGACGATCCCGGCGATCTCGGCCGAGCGGCGGTAGGACACGGCGGTCATCAGCGATGTGATCCCGGCCGCGATGGCCCGGCCGCCGTCGGAGTCGTACGCGTGCCCGGTCGCCATCAGCAGCGCGCCCAGGTTGGCGTAGCCGATGCCGAGCTGGCGGTACGCCCGGGTGGTCTCGGCGATCTTCTGCGTCGGGAAGTCGGCGAAGGTGATCGAGATGTCCATCGCGGTGATGATCAGCTCGGTGACCTTCACGAAGGTCGCGACGTCGAAGGAGTCGTCGTCGCGCAGGAACTTCAGCAGGTTGATCGACGCGAGGTTGCACGAGGAGTTGTCCAGGTGGACGTACTCCGAGCAGGGGTTGCTGGCCGTGATGCGCCCGGTCTCGGGGCAGGTGTGCCAGTCGTTGATCGTGTCGTCGTACTGCAGGCCGGGGTCGGCGCACTCCCAGGCGGCCTGGGCCATCTTGCGGAACAGCGACCGCGCCTCGACCTCTTCGATGACCTCGCCGGTCAGCCGGGCCCGCAGGCCGAACTTGTCGCCCGCCTCGACGGCCCGCATGAACTCGTCGGAGACCCGCACCGAGTTGTTGGCGTTCTGGTACTGCACGGACACGATGTCCTTGCCGCCGAGGTCCATGTCGAACCCGGCGTCGCGCAGCGCGCGGATCTTGTCCTCTTCGCGCGCCTTGGTCTCGATGAACTCCTCGATGTCGGGGTGGTCCACGTCGAGGACGACCATCTTGGCCGCCCGGCGGGTGGCGCCGCCCGACTTGATGGTGCCGGCGGAGGCGTCGGCGCCGCGCATGAAGGACACCGGGCCGCTGGCCGTGCCGCCGCTGGACAGCAGTTCCTTGGACGAGCGGATGCGGGAGAGGTTGACCCCGGAGCCGGAGCCGCCCTTGAAGATGACGCCCTCTTCCTTGTACCAGTCGAGGATCGACTCCATCGTGTCGTCCACGGCCAGGATGAAGCAGGCGCTCACCTGCTGGGGGGAGCGGGTGCCGACGTTGAACCACACCGGGGAGTTGAAGCTGAAGACCTGGTGGATCAGCGCGTGCTTGAGCTCGTGGTCGAAGATCTCCGCGTCCTCGTCGGAGGCGAAGTAGCCGTTCTCGACGCCGGTCCTGGTGTAGACGCCCACGACCCGGTCGACGAGCTGCTTGAGGCTCGACTCGCGCTGCGGGGTGCCCACCGCCCCGCGGAAGTACTTGGTGGTGACGATGTTGGCCGCGTTGACCGACCAGAAGTCCGGGAACTCCACGCCGTGCTGCTCGAAGTTGACCGAGCCGTCCCGCCAGTTCGTCATCACGACGTCGCGCCGCTCCCAGCGGACCTCGTCGTACGGGTGGACACCCGGGGTGGTGAAGATGCGCTTCATCTTCAGGCCCTTGCGCGGGCGCTTGCCCGGGCGACCCCCCGCACCCGACACCGTGCCGCTCACGGTCTCCGTCATGACTTCCCCCTCCCAGGGCCCGATGGAGCCCCTTCTCCGGACCACGCTCGTTGAAACCACATAGTCGCGGTGCGCCGTCGCGCCCCGCCCGCCTCGTCCCGGTCCCCCGGAAGGCGTCTTATTCCTCGCCCCCGGTGCCATGGGCTGCGGTGCCGTGGGCCGCGCGGAGCCGCTCGATCTCCGCCTCGAAGTCCGCCAGCGTCTCGAAGCTGCGGTAGACCGACGCGAAGCGCAGGTAGGCCACCTCGTCGAGATCGCGGAGCGGGCCCAGGATGGCCAGGCCGACCTCGTGGGAGGCGATCTCGGCCGCGCCCGTGCCCCGGATGCTCTCCTCGACGCGCTGCCCGAGCTGGGCGAGGGAGTCCTCGCTGACCGGGCGCCCCTGACAGGCCCGCCGCACGCCGGCGATGACCTTCTCGCGGGAGAACGGCTCGGTGACTCCGCTGCGCTTGCTCACCATCAGCAGTACGGTCTCCTGCGTGGTGAACCTGCGCCCGCACTCGGGACAGGTGCGCCGGCGACGGATCGCCGCCCCGTCCTCTGCCGCGCGGCTGTCCACGACCCGGGTGTCCGGGTGGCGACAGAACGGACAGTGCACTTCATCGCCTCCCTGAACGCACATCCCCGAACACAAGGTGTGGTGAACTTACACCGGTGTGACTACTAGATGTTGTGGTCCAACCGTAGGAGCGCCCGACCTTGAACGCAAGTCGAACCGGCCTTGGGCAAGGAAGTCCCTGCTCCGCCCGCGTGTCGCACCCCGGGTCACGGCCGCATCACGCGCCCCGGCCGTCGTGGAATAGGCCGTTTACGCGCCTTTTCCCGGCCGCTTTTCGTACGGCTTCTGACCTGCGCCTACAGCGGCCGAAGAAGATCGGGGAAATCGAACACGGGATCGATCGAACTCCCGTACGATGAAGGCGGACGGCGAGATCGGCGATTTCGCTGGATATCGAACAATTGTTTGACGGTGATCTTGAATCGCGGTACGGTCGCTCTGTGCGACACGAGGAACACGGATTGAGAGGTGGCATCGTGAGTGACCGAAGTGAGCAGGCGAATGGCGTCAGCGACCTCGCGGTTCGCAGGCGCGACTCGCTTGGCCTCACCCCCAGGCAGCGGAAGATTCTCGAGGTGATCCGCGACTCGGTCCAGCAGCGCGGTTATCCGCCGTCCATGCGGGAGATCGGGGAAGCGGTCCAGCTGACCAGCACCTCCAGCGTGTCGCACCAGCTCACGGCGCTCCAGCGTAAGGGCTACCTCCGGCGTGATCCCCATCGGCCCCGGGCCCTGGAGGTCCGGCTGCCGGGCGAGCCGGTGCTGTGGGTGGACCCCGACGCCACCTCCGAGGAGGAGCCCGGGTTCAGCCGGCCCACCGCGGCCTACGTGCCGCTGGTCGGCCGCATCGCGGCCGGTGGGCCCATCCTCGCCGAGCAGAGCATCGAGGACGTGTTCGCCCTGCCCAAGCAGCTCGTGGGCGAGGGCACGCTGTTCCTGCTCCAGGTCTCCGGCGACTCGATGATCGAGGCCGCCATCGCCGACGGCGACTGGGTCGTGGTCCGGCAGCAGCCGGTCGCCGACAACGGCGACATCGTGGCCGCGATGATCGACGGCGAGGCCACCGTGAAGACCTTCAAGCGCAAGGACGGGCACGTGTGGCTGGTGCCGCACAACCCCAACTACGAGCCGATCCCGGGCGACGAGGCCACCGTGCTCGGCAAGGTCACGGCTGTCCTTCGCAAGCTGTAGCCGCGCCGGCGCCCCGCGGCACGACGGGATCGCGGGGCGCGGCGGCCGCCTTTTCGGCGGTCGTCAACCGGCAATTAGGGTGAGTCGGATGAAGCTCGACTCCCTCTCCCTCGACGCGGCCCGGGGCCGTGACGGAATCAAGTGGGCGCAGGCCGCGCCCGGCGTCATCCCCGCCTGGGTCGCCGACATGGACTTCCCCGTGCCCGACGTGGTCACGGAGGCCATAGCGCGACGCGCCGCCAAGGACCTCGGCTATCCCGCCTGGCTGGACACCCCGACCGCGGGACCACTGGCGGAGGCGTTCGCCGAGCGGATGGAGACGCGGCACGGCTGGCGGGCCGATCCGGCCCACGTGCGGTCCTTCACCGACCTCAACCAGGCTCTCCAGGTGCTGCTGCACGTCCTGACCGAGCCCGGCGACGCCGTGGCACTGCACGTCCCCGCCTACGACCCCTTCCTCACCACCATCACCGGGATGAACCGCCGCCTGGTGCCCATGCCGCTGACGGCCGACGGCAGGTTCGAGGTCCCCGGAGAGCCCGTCAGTGTGCTCCTGCTGGTCAACCCGCAGAACCCGTCGGGCCGTTCGTTCACCCGTGAGGAGCTCGAAGGCGTCGCCGCGTACGCCGATCGGCACGGCACGCTGGTGATCGCCGACGAGATCCACGCCGACCTGACGTACGCCCCGAAGCGGCACATCCCGTTCGCCACGATCCTCCCCGAGCGCACGGTCACGCTGACCTCCGCCAGCAAGGCCTTCAACATGGGCGGACTGCACTGCTCGGTGGCCCACCTCGGCGCGAAGGAGGCCAGGGACGCACTCGGCCGCCAGCCCGCCCACATCTTCGGCGCGCCCAGCGTGCTCGGGGTGGAGGCCACGGTGGCCGCCTGGCGGCACGGCGACGCGTGGCTGGAGGAGGTGCTGGCGATCCTCGACCGCAACCGCAGGCTCGTCGCCGAGCGGCTCCCGTCGGTCGGCTACCGCGTTCCCGAGGCCACCTATCTCGCGTGGCTCGACTTCGGGGTGCCCGGCGCGGCGGCGTTCGTCGAGCGGGAGGCCCGGGTCAGGCTCAACCCGGGCCCGATGTACGGAGGCGGCGACACCTTCGCCCGCCTCAACTTCGCGACATCGGCGGCGATCCTGGAGGAGATCCTGTCGAGGATCGCCGCCGTGCTGACGTGACGCGCCCGCTCAGCTCGCCGTACAGGTGACCGAGGACGGAACGCCGTTGCTGCCCGACCAGCTTCCGTTGAAGCCGAACGCGGTCGAGGCGCCGGCGCCCAGCGTGCCGTTGTAGGACATGTTCGTCACCGTGACGTTGGACCCGCTCGCGCTGAGCGTGCCGTTCCAGAGCTGCGTGATGCTCTGGCCGTTCGGGAAGGACCAGTTCACTGTCCAGCCCGAGATGGCCGACGAACCCGCCTTGACCGTGACCTCGCCCTGGAAGCCGCCGGGATACTCGTTGACGACCTTGTACGTGGCCGTGCAGGTCTTCCCGCCCGGCGACGAGGGAGACGCGGACGGCGACGGGGAGGGAGACGGCGAGGGAGACGGCGATGGGGAGGGCGACCGAGTCGGAGACGCCGACGGCGAGGCCGAGGGCGAGGGCGAGGGCGACACCGGCGGCGTCGGGGTGCCACCACCGCCGGTCGGCGGGATCAGGTAGGGCGAGATGATGCTCTGCTTGGCCTGGTCGACCGTCGCCCAGTCGTCCTTGAGAATGCCGCCCGTGTCACCCGAGTTGGGGTTCCACGACCAGTAGGTGAACGACATGCCGTTCACGCCGGTGCCCATGTACTTCATGAGCTCCTGGAGCCAGATCTTGTCGATGTTGCTGGCGAGCGTCGTGCCGAACTCGCCGACCATGATCGGGGCGATGTTCTGCTTGTAGAGGTAGCCCCAGTACTTGTCCCAGATGGCCGGCATGTTGGCCGGGTAGGACGGGTCGTCGAACCAGTTCTGGTGGAAGACCGAGGTGGCGTACTCGTGGGGCGAGTAGACGAGCCGGTTGGCCACGTTGAGCCGCACCGGATACTGCCCGGCCTTGGTGAGGTTGCCGCCCCACCAGCCGCAGTCCTCGTCGTTGCTGGGGTCGTTGTCCCAGACGTTGGACTCGCCGCCGCTCGGGCAGCTCACGCCCTCCACGAAGATCAGCCAGTTGGGCTGCACGGACAGGATCGCGTTGCCGGCCCGCTCGGCCGCCAGGCGCCAGTCGCGCGACTCGTCGCCGCAGCCCCAGCAGGAGCCCTTCGCGTTCGGGTTGGTGCCGTCGGCGTGCGGCTCGTTGTGCAGGTCGGCCCCGATGACGGTGGGGTTGCCCGCGTAGTGCTGGGCCAGCGACTTCCAGTCGTTGATCCAGGTCGACTCGGGGACGCCGGAGGTGTACCACAGCGCCGTCTGGCCCGCGCTGGTCGGGCGGTGCCGGTCGAGGATGATCCGCATGCCCTTCTGGCCCGCGTAGTCCACGACCTTGTCGAGGATCTGCAGCGGGGACAGGCCGATCAGGTCGGGGTTGGAGTAGGTGTTGACGCTCGTCGCCTGCGCGCCCGGCTTCAGCGCGTCGTCGGAGAACGGCACCCGGATGGTGTTGTAACCGAGGCTCGCCATGAGGTCGAGCTGGCTCTTCCACGGGTTGTTCGCCCACAACCCGTGGAAGGTCTTGTTGTCGGTCTCCATGCCGAACCAGTTGATGCCGGTCAGCCGGACCGTCGCGCCGGTGCTGTCGACGATCTTGTTCCCGCTGGTGTGCAGGTAGCCGGTGCCCGTGCCGGCGGCGTTAGCCGGTGACCCGGTGACGACGAGCACGGTCGCCGCAACCGCGGCGGCGGTCGTCAGCCCGCCGAGAATTCGTCTGTACAAGACGTGCCTCCCACGCGGGGCGCACGCCGACGGCGAGCCATACGGTCAGGCGCGCACCCCAGACCACCGCCGGAGCGGTGGTGGTCGCGGCATGCCCTGACCGCACGCCTACATCGATATGAACTGGTTTTGTGGCTCGGGCGTAATTTTGTCCGGAAGGCCAGTCCATCGTCAACGTCCCGTCACGGCACCATGCCCCGCAGGCAATCGAGCACCATGCTGTGCACGCAATCGAGCACCGTGCTGTGCACGCAATCGAGCACATGCCCCGCACGGCACCATGGCACCGTACGGGGGCACGGGGGCACGGGGGCACGGCGTCACGGCAGCGGCGGCAGCTCCGGCGGAGCGGCCGGCGGCCTGTCCTCGAGCGCCGCCAGGGCCAGCTCCACCGCCCGCGCCAGCTGGGGATCCCGCCCGGCGACCAGGTCCTGCGGCGTCGCGACGACCTCGACGTCCGGGTCGACGCCGTGGTTCTCGACGCCCCACCCCTCGCCCTCCAGCCAGAACGAGTAGCGCGGCTGCGTGACGACGGTCCCGTCCACGAGCGAGTAGCGCGAGTCGATGCCGATCACGCCGCCCCAGGTCCGCGTGCCCACGAGCGGCCCGATGCCGCGGTTCTTGATCCCGGCGCTGACGATGTCGCCGTCCGATCCGGCGAACTCGTCGGTGACGGCCACGACGGGCCCGCGAGGCGCGTCCTCGGGGTAGCGCCCCGGCTCGTATCCCCGGCTGAGCTGCCACCCGGTCACCCGTCGCTGCAGCTTCTCCAGCACCAGCTCGGAGACATGACCGCCGCCGTTGTCGCGGATGTCCACGACAAGCGCGTCGCGGTCCATCTCGGCGCGCAGGTCCCGGTGGAACTGCGCCCAGCCGGTGGACATCATGTCCGGCACGTGTAGGTAGCCGACCCGCCCGCCCGACGCCTCGCGCACGAACGCCCGCCGCCCGGCCACCCAGTCGTGGTAGCGCAGCCGCGTCTCGTCGGCGACCGGCCTGACGACGACCCTGCGGGTCTCGCCGCCGGAGCCGGGCCGTACGGTCAGCTCCACGGGCCGTCCCGCCATCCCGGACAGCAGCGCCAGCGGCCCGCGTACCGGGTCCACCGGGCGCCCGCCGACGGCGACGATCGCGTCGCCCTCGCGTACGGCGACGCCGGGCGCGAGCAGCGGCGAGCGGGCCTCGTGGTCGGAGGACTCCCCCGGCAGGATGCGGCGGATCCGCCACACCCCGCTCTCGTCCCGGGCGAGATCGGCGCCGAGGAGGCCCTGGCGGCGCCGTGGATCGCGGCCCGCGCCGACGGGCCGCGCGTACGCGTGCGAGGTGGCCAGCTCGCCCTGGACCTCCCAGAGCAGGTCGATCAGCTCGGAGTAGGCGCCGATCCGCTCGACGAGGGGGGCGTAGCGGTCGAGCGTGCCCGCCCAGTCGACACCGTTCATGTCCTCCCGCCAGAAGTGGTCGCGCATGAGCCGCCCGGCCTCGTTGTAGGCCTGCCGCCACTCGGCGACCGGGTCGATGGTCACGGCCACGCGGTCCAGGTCGATGGTGACGACCTCGTCGTCCTCGCCGGTGGAGCGGGTCTGCAGGCCGTGTGCGCCGGTGGCCACCAGGCGCGTGCCGTCGCCGCTGACCTCGAAGGCCCCGAACTCCCCGTCCAGCTCGGTGACCTTGCGCTTGACCAGGTCGTAGCGTTCGAGGACCGGCTCGCCGGGCTCGGTGCCGTCGCCGAGCTCGCCGGTGAGCGGGTGACACAGCCACAGCAGGCCGCCCTTGGCGGCGCGCAGGTTGGAGTAGACGCCCGCGGGCACCGGCACGGGCACGATCCGGGCAGCCAGCCCGTCGGCGTCCACCTCGGTCACCCGCGGCGGGTCGGACTTGCCGTCGCTCTTCGCGTCCTGGGTGTTCTCGGAGGCCCGGGAGTCCGCGCCGGCGTCGTCCTCCCCGCCGAAGCCGCGGCCGGTCAGCGAGGGATCGAACGGCGAGGGCGTCGTGGCCTTGAGCGGCACGAGATAGGGCCGGCAACTGGCGGGAAAGGACAGGTCGAAGACGTGCCTGTCGTAGACCGGGTTGAACGTGCGGTCGGACAGGAAGGCCAGGTGCTTGCCGTCCGTCGTGAAGGACGGGCTGTAGTCGTTGAAGCGCGGCGGGGTGACCTCGATCGTGGTGCTGCCGTCCACGCGGGCGAGCTTGAGGTGGTAGCGCCAGGGCTGGTAGGCATGCGCCCACGCGAGCCAGGCCGAGTCGGGCGAGAACGTGAGGTGCTGCACGTCGCCGTGGGTGGTGCGGTCGACCTCACGGACGTTCCCCGAGTCGAGGTCCACCACCAGCAGCCGCCCGTCGTGGGTGGCGACCGCCGCGTGCGTGCCGTCCGGCGCGGCGGCCAGGTCGAGCACCCGGCCGAGCTGCCCGGCGGCCAGGGTGCGGATCTCACCGCCCGGCGTGCCGATCTCCAGCGCGTCCTCGCCGGAGGCGTCCGACACCCAGACGGCCCGGCCGGTCTGCGACTGCGGGGAGGAGCCGAGAGTCCGCGGCAGCCGCACCCGGACGCCGGGCTCGGCGCGCAGCGTGCCTGCGGGGCCGTCGCGGTGGGTCAGCCAGTGGGCGGTGCCGCGGATCTCGACCACGCTGGCCCGCCCGGTGCGGTCCGGGGCGAAACCGCCGACGTTGTTCGGCGCCGGCCGCCTGGCCCTGGCCGGGCGCGGCCCGCTCAGCGTGATGTCCAGCCTGCGCGGCTCGGCGTCGAGGCTGTCCAGCAGCCACAGGTCGCCGGCGAGGCTGTAGACGACGCGGGAGCCGTCCGACGTGGCATGGCGCGCGTAGAAGCCGCGGTGCGTGGTGTGCTGCCGCAGGTCGGAGCCGTCGGGCAGGCAGGAGTAGAGGTTGCCGTCGCCGTCGGTGTCGGCGAGGAAGGCCAGGCGCTCGCCCACCCACATGACCGACCAGTGCTGCGCGGGATCGCCTTCGAACAGGCGGGTGAACTCGCCGTCGCCCGTCGCGTCCACCCAGATCTTGGCCGCCGTGCCGCCGCGGTATCGCTTCCACTGCGACGGCTCGCGCCAGATCGCCGACACGGTCGCCACCCTGGCGCCGCTCACCGCGGTCTCGCTGACCCTGCCGTACGGCAGGGCCGTCGCCGGGCCGCCGTCCAGCGGCACCGCGTGGGCCCACTGCCACGAGCGGGAGCCGTGACCCGCGGCGGTGACGGCCAGCACGTTCCCGTCCTCGGTCCAGCCGCGCACGCCCGTCATGGCGTCGCCCCAGTGGGTGAGCCGCGCGCCCTCGCCGCCCTCCAGGTCGGCGGCGAACACCTCGGGAGCGCCCTCAAGAGTGCTCGTCCAGGCGATGCGGGTGCCGTCAGGGGAGAACCGGGGATGCGAGACCTCGACCCGATCGGCCGTGAACCGCCACGCCCTGCCGCCTCCCGCGGGCGCCAGCCAGACGTCGTCGTCCGCCACGAACGTGAGGAGGTCGCCGTTCAGATGGGGGTATCTCAGGTATGCGCCATTAGCCACGTGCGCACCCTATTCCGAACGACGACGGCTCCGCCGTACCGGGCAGGTTCGATCACGGTACGGCGGAGCCGGGGTCACCCGTTACGGGACGACGTTGACGAGCTTGGGCGCCCGCACGATCACCTTGCGCGGCTCGCCGTCCAGGTAGGGGCGGACCTTGTCCGACGCCAGGGCCAGGGCCTGCAGGTCGGCCTCGGAGATGTCCGGGGAGACCTCCAGCCGGTCGCGGACCTTGCCCGCCACCTGCACCACCGCCGTGACCGACTCCTGGACCAGCAGCGCCGGGTCGGCCTCGGGCCAGCCGGCCTTGGCGACCGACGGCGCGTGCCCGAGCCGCTCCCAGCCCTCCTCCGCGCAGTACGGCGCGACCAGCGACAGCATGATCGCCAGGGTCTCGGCGGCCTCGCGGACGGCCGGGTCGGCCGCGCCGGGCCCGGAGTCGATCGCCCGGCGGGTGGCCGTGGTCAGCTCCATCATGCGGGCCACCGCGACGTTGAACCGGTAGCTCTCGACGAGCTTGGTCACCTCGTCGATGGTCCGGTGGGTCACCTTGCGCAGCTCGACGTCGCCGGTGGAGAAGTCCACGCCGGGCGCGCTGGCGGCACCGGCCTCGGCCATCACGCGGAACGCGCGGGCGAGGAACTTCTGCGACGCGGCCGGCGAGACGTCGGCCCAGTCGATGTCGTCCTCCGGCGGCCCGGCGAAGATCATCGTCAGCCGGACGGCGTCCACGCCGTACGTGTCGATCTGCTCGCCGAGGTCCACGCCGTTGCCCAGCGACTTCGACATCGCCTTGCCCCGGTTGATGACCTGGCCCTGGTTGAGCAGGCGCTCGAAGGGCTCGGTGAAGTCGACCAGGCCCATGTCGTGCAGGACCTTGGTGAAGAACCGCGCGTACAGCAGGTGGAGCACGGCGTGCTCGACGCCACCCACGTACTGGTCGATCGGCCCCCACTTGCGGACCTTCTCGACGTCGAACGGCCCGTCCTCGTAGTGCGGGTCGCAGTAACGCAGGTAGTACCACGACGAGTCGACGAAGGTGTCCATCGTGTCGGTGTCCCGCTGGGCGGGGCCGCCGCACTTGGGGCACGCGACGTTGACCCACTCGGTGGCCGCGGCCAGCGGCGAGACGCCCTTCGGCTGCAGGGCCGCGCCGCGCAGGTCGGGCAGCGTGACCGGGAGCTGCTCGTCCGGCACCGGGACCTCGCCGCAGTCCGGGCAGTGGATGATCGGGATCGGCGTGCCCCAGAACCGCTGCCGCGACAGCAGCCAGTCGCGCAGGCGGTAGTTCACCGCGGCCCTGCCGGTGCCGCGCTCCTCCAGGACCTCGATGATCTTCTTGATCGCCTCGGTCTTCGTCAGCCCGTCCAGCGGGCCGGAGTTGACCAGCGTGCCCTCGCCGGGCGTGGCGATGCCGGTCTCGCCCGGATCGGCGAGGCCGGTGTGCACGACGACCTTGACCGGCAGGCCGAACTTCCGCGCGAAGTCGAGGTCGCGCTGGTCGTGCGCCGGCACCGCCATGATCGCGCCGTGGCCGTAGTCGGACAGCACGTAGTCGGCCGCCCAGACCGGGATGCGCTCCCCGTTGACCGGGTTGATCGCGTACGTGCCCAGGAAGACGCCGGTCTTCTCCTTCTCCGTGGACAGCCGCTCGATGTCGGAGAGCTTGGCGACCTCGGCGCGGTAGGCGGCCAGCGCCTCCGCCTGCTCGGGGGCGCAGATCTCCTCCGCCAGCGGGGCGTCCGCGGCCACGACGAAGAACGTCGCGCCGTACAGCGTGTCGGGGCGCGTGGTGTAGACGGTGACCGGCTCGTCGCGGCCCTCGATGCGGAACTGGACGTCGGCGCCGGTGGAGCGGCCGATCCAGTTGCGCTGCATGGTGAGGATGCGCTCGGGCCAGCCGCCCTCGATCTGCGCCATGTCGTCGAGCAGCCGGTCGGCGTAGTCAGTGATCTTGAAGTACCACTGCGTCAGCTCGCGGCGGATCACGTCGGCACCGCAGCGCTCGCACTTGCCCGCCACGACCTGCTCGTTGGCGAGCACGGTCTGGTCCTGCGGGCACCAGTTGACCAGGCCGCCCTTGCGGTAGGCCAGGCCCCGCTCGTAGAAGCGGGTGAACAGCCACTGGTTCCAGCGGTAGTACTCCGCGTCGCTGGTGTGCAGGCGTCGCGACCAGTCGAAGGAGATGGCGTAGCGCTTGAACGAGTTCGCCTGCGTCTCGATGTTCTTGTACGTCCACTCGGCGGGGTGGGCGTTGCGCTTGATGGCCGCGTTCTCGGCGGGCAGGCCGAAGGAGTCCCACCCGATCGGATGCAGGACGTTGTAGCCCTTCTGGAACCAGTAGCGCGCGACGACGTCGCCGATCGCGAAGACCTCGCCGTGCCCCATGTGGAGGTCGCCGGAGGGGTAGGGGAACATGTCGAGCATGTACTTGCGCGGCCTGGTGTCCGCGAGGTCCTCGACCGCCGCGAAGGGGTTCAGCTCCTCCCACCGCGGCAGCCACTTGGCCTGCAGCGCCTCCGGGTCGTACACCGGCTCGTCCACTTCCACTCCTCGCCAGGCGGCTGGAATCACACACAGATGATGGCGTCCGCCGGGGGCAGGTCCCTGCGTCACAGTCGAGGCAGCCCCGTCTCCGCGCTCTCGCGCTCCGAGGCGGCTGCCCGCTCAGCGGGGTGGCGGCACGCATGTCAAGCGTAGCGCAGACCACAACCGGGTCGCCGATCGATCTTGCGGGCTGACCTCGCGTGTCAGAGCGCGATACACGATGGTGATAGTTCCGTTGTGGGCTCTTATGTCCATTCCCCTACTGTGCTTCTGTGGCCAACTCATTTCCGCCCGCGGATTTGCCGATGCAGGACCCGCCCACCGACCCCACAGGTGAGCAGTTCCGAGAGGCATTCCGCGGTTTCGCTGCGGCAGCCCCCGGCTCGCATGAGATCATGCCAGGCACCCCCAATTCGGGCATGATCTCGGGAGGTACCGTGCCCACGGACCGCAGCGAACACCAGCGGGAGCCGTCGTGGCCGGAGATCCCGCCTGCCTGGCCCGAGGCGCCACCTCCGTCCTCGTCATCCTTCACCCCGACCGTCAGGTCGTTCGTCGAGGGGACGCCGGGGACGCCCCAGCAGTCCGCGGACGCGACCGCGACCATGGCGGGGGGCCCGCTTCCGGGCGCGGCTCCGGAGCGGTCCTACCCCGCCTTCACCCGGGACGGCTACAGCGGCTCGGGGGGCGCCGGAGGCACGGAGAACTTCCGCGGCGGGGAGAACTTCGGCCGTACGGAGAGATTCGGCGGCGCTGAAGGCTTCGGTGGCGCGGAGAGATTCGGGAGCGCGGAGAGATTCGG
This region includes:
- a CDS encoding S41 family peptidase; translated protein: MANGAYLRYPHLNGDLLTFVADDDVWLAPAGGGRAWRFTADRVEVSHPRFSPDGTRIAWTSTLEGAPEVFAADLEGGEGARLTHWGDAMTGVRGWTEDGNVLAVTAAGHGSRSWQWAHAVPLDGGPATALPYGRVSETAVSGARVATVSAIWREPSQWKRYRGGTAAKIWVDATGDGEFTRLFEGDPAQHWSVMWVGERLAFLADTDGDGNLYSCLPDGSDLRQHTTHRGFYARHATSDGSRVVYSLAGDLWLLDSLDAEPRRLDITLSGPRPARARRPAPNNVGGFAPDRTGRASVVEIRGTAHWLTHRDGPAGTLRAEPGVRVRLPRTLGSSPQSQTGRAVWVSDASGEDALEIGTPGGEIRTLAAGQLGRVLDLAAAPDGTHAAVATHDGRLLVVDLDSGNVREVDRTTHGDVQHLTFSPDSAWLAWAHAYQPWRYHLKLARVDGSTTIEVTPPRFNDYSPSFTTDGKHLAFLSDRTFNPVYDRHVFDLSFPASCRPYLVPLKATTPSPFDPSLTGRGFGGEDDAGADSRASENTQDAKSDGKSDPPRVTEVDADGLAARIVPVPVPAGVYSNLRAAKGGLLWLCHPLTGELGDGTEPGEPVLERYDLVKRKVTELDGEFGAFEVSGDGTRLVATGAHGLQTRSTGEDDEVVTIDLDRVAVTIDPVAEWRQAYNEAGRLMRDHFWREDMNGVDWAGTLDRYAPLVERIGAYSELIDLLWEVQGELATSHAYARPVGAGRDPRRRQGLLGADLARDESGVWRIRRILPGESSDHEARSPLLAPGVAVREGDAIVAVGGRPVDPVRGPLALLSGMAGRPVELTVRPGSGGETRRVVVRPVADETRLRYHDWVAGRRAFVREASGGRVGYLHVPDMMSTGWAQFHRDLRAEMDRDALVVDIRDNGGGHVSELVLEKLQRRVTGWQLSRGYEPGRYPEDAPRGPVVAVTDEFAGSDGDIVSAGIKNRGIGPLVGTRTWGGVIGIDSRYSLVDGTVVTQPRYSFWLEGEGWGVENHGVDPDVEVVATPQDLVAGRDPQLARAVELALAALEDRPPAAPPELPPLP
- a CDS encoding cellulase family glycosylhydrolase, whose protein sequence is MYRRILGGLTTAAAVAATVLVVTGSPANAAGTGTGYLHTSGNKIVDSTGATVRLTGINWFGMETDNKTFHGLWANNPWKSQLDLMASLGYNTIRVPFSDDALKPGAQATSVNTYSNPDLIGLSPLQILDKVVDYAGQKGMRIILDRHRPTSAGQTALWYTSGVPESTWINDWKSLAQHYAGNPTVIGADLHNEPHADGTNPNAKGSCWGCGDESRDWRLAAERAGNAILSVQPNWLIFVEGVSCPSGGESNVWDNDPSNDEDCGWWGGNLTKAGQYPVRLNVANRLVYSPHEYATSVFHQNWFDDPSYPANMPAIWDKYWGYLYKQNIAPIMVGEFGTTLASNIDKIWLQELMKYMGTGVNGMSFTYWSWNPNSGDTGGILKDDWATVDQAKQSIISPYLIPPTGGGGTPTPPVSPSPSPSASPSASPTRSPSPSPSPSPSPSPSPSASPSSPGGKTCTATYKVVNEYPGGFQGEVTVKAGSSAISGWTVNWSFPNGQSITQLWNGTLSASGSNVTVTNMSYNGTLGAGASTAFGFNGSWSGSNGVPSSVTCTAS